The proteins below are encoded in one region of Periplaneta americana isolate PAMFEO1 chromosome 11, P.americana_PAMFEO1_priV1, whole genome shotgun sequence:
- the LOC138709165 gene encoding putative nuclease HARBI1: MSCALKRKKLCSLLVLLDFEDVEEEIDYLVHHYCIRKSVSEVFFCREEEGVFRILIEKHLLDDEVKFKAYFRFTREQFYFLVNLIQDDLCTKPCNRVKRPISPAEKLALTLRFLATGESFHSLAFSYRIAPSSISTFVPQVLQALKRKLLPRFLPKPNKIDWETKAEEFWDRWDFPNVVAALDGKHVRIVAPNQTGTLFYNYKGYFSIVLLAMVDATYKFLVVDVGSYGKEGDAGIFNKSEMGQLVKMGSIFPPPRILPQSNILLPHVILGDEAFRLDEHIMKPYCRRQILEDEEKRHFNYQLSKARRVSENAFGIMCSTFRIFFTPINVKPETVDLIVTVCCCLHNLLRDDYIAKHPCDGETQDTTDELPADNMIPLAGTGGFAKSEGFKVRSRFTEYFNGKYFKTKASSKRNKRK, encoded by the exons ATGAGTTGTGCATTAAAACGGAAAAAACTGTGTTCGTTATTGGTGTTACTGGACTTTGAGgatgtagaagaagaaatcgATTACCTGGTTCATCATTATTGCATTAGGAAGTCTGTTAGTGAAGTATTTTTCTGTAGAGAAGAGGAGGGAGTTTTCAGAATACTGATCGAAAAACACCTACTAGACGATGAAGTGAAATTTAAAGCATATTTCAGATTCACCCGAGAACAGTTCTATTTCCTTGTGAACCTCATTCAAGATGATTTGTGTACTAAACCATGCAATAGAGTGAAAAGGCCTATCTCACCAGCCGAAAAACTTGCTCTAACTCTGAG aTTTCTTGCAACTGGGGAGTCATTTCATTCATTGGCATTTTCATACCGCATAGCTCCTTCTAGTATCTCCACATTTGTACCACAAGTACTTCAGGCGCTCAAAAGAAAACTGCTACCAAGATTTTTACCTAAACCTAATAAAATTGATTGGGAGACAAAGGCAGAAGAATTCTGGGATCGCTGGGATTTTCCTAATGTTGTTGCAGCACTCGATGGGAAGCATGTGAGAATTGTAGCACCTAACCAAACAGGGACTTTATTCTACAACTACAAAGGCTACTTCTCAATAGTCCTTCTCGCAATGGTAGATGCTACCTATAAGTTTCTTGTCGTCGATGTCGGTTCCTACGGAAAGGAAGGGGATGCTGGGATTTTTAATAAATCTGAAATGGGTCAGCTGGTAAAAATGGGGTCAATATTTCCACCACCACGAATTTTACCGCAATCAAACATTTTGTTGCCCCATGTCATACTAGGTGATGAAGCCTTCAGATTAGATGAACATATCATGAAACCTTACTGCAGACGACAAATATTGGAAGATGAAGagaaaagacattttaattatcAATTGAGCAAAGCTAGAAGAGTTTCTGAAAACGCATTTGGCATTATGTGTTCTACGTTCAGAATTTTTTTCACGCCTATAAATGTCAAGCCTGAAACTGTAGATTTGATAGTTACAGTCTGCTGCTGTCTGCACAATTTACTGAGGGATGACTATATTGCTAAACATCCATGTGATGGAGAGACACAAGACACAACTGATGAACTTCCAGCGGACAACATGATTCCCTTAGCTGGGACTGGCGGTTTCGCAAAATCTGAAGGTTTCAAAGTCAGAAGCAGATTTACTGAATACTTCAACGGTAAATATTTCAAAACTAAAGCCTcgagtaaaagaaacaaaagaaaatga